A region of the Oceanihabitans sp. IOP_32 genome:
AAACGCCCAAAAAATAAAGATTACCTCCTTCGAGGTAAAATAAAAAGGAATCATTATGAAAGAAGGAATCGCAGGAAAAATTGCCAAAGTCTTTATGCAATCCAAATTAACAGTACTGTTAATGATTGTGTTTATGGTGGTTGGTGTTTACAGCTCATATTTAATTCCGCGTGAGGAAGAACCACAAATTGACGTGCCTATGGCCGATATATTTGTGGGCTACCCAGGCGCAAGTCCTACCGAGGTAGAATCGCGAGTAATTAAGCCTTTAGAGCAATTAATTTCGAATATTAAAGGTGTAGAATATGTGTATTCTACCTCTATGAAAGAACAAGGGATGGTAATCGTGCAGTTTTATGTGGGTGAAGACATTGAGCGCTCATTTGTAAAGCTATACAACGAAATAAGCAAGCACATGGATAAAATGCCGCAAGGTGTCACCATGCCTTTAATAAAAACGCGTGCCATTGACGATGTGCCGATGTTGGGTTTAACACTTTGGAGCGAGCACTACGACGATTACCAATTAAGCCGGATGGCGCAAGAACTGGAGTCTGAAATTAATAAGGTTAACGACGTTGCCATTACCCATAAAATTGGAGGAAGAGACCGTCAATTACGTGTAGTTTTAGATAAAAACAAACTGGCTGCTAGCGGCTTAGATTTCTTGTCGGTTTCTGAAATGATTAAAGCCAACAACAGCCAATTAAGCTCGGGAAGTTTTGATAAAAACGACACGGAATTCCTTGTAAATACTGGCAACTTTTTAGCTACTGTAACCGATGTTGAAAACTTGGTGGTTGGGGTGCAACAAAATCAACCTATTTATTTAAAGCAAGTGGCCAACATTATTGATGGTCCAGAAGTACCACAAAATTACGTGAGTCTCGGCTTCGGGAAAGGAAGCGTGAAATCTTCAGAATACAAATCAGAATACCCTGCTGTAACCATTTCTGTTGCGAAACGCAAAGGTGCAGATGCTATGCAAATAGCAGAAGTAATTATCGATAAAGTTGAGCATTTACGCGCTACTTTAATCCCAGACGATGTTCATGTAGAAATTACAAGAAACTATGGCGAAACGGCTTCTCAAAAAGTATCAGAACTATTACTGCACCTCATAGGGTCTATTATTGCGGTGACTATTGTTGTGATGTTAGCCATGGGGTGGCGCGGCGGATTGGTGGTGTTTTTATCAGTGCCAATCACCTTTGCCTTAACCCTGTTGAGTTATTATTTAATGGACTATACCTTAAACCGAATTACCCTTTTTGCTTTGGTTTTTGTTACAGGAATCGTGGTCGATGACTCGATAATTATTGCCGAAAACATGCATAGGCATTTTAAAATGAAACGCTTGCCATTTAAACAAGCTGCTTTGTATGCCATTAACGAGGTGGGTAACCCAACCATCTTAGCCACTTTTACCGTAATCGCTTCGGTATTACCTATGGCTTTTGTATCGGGTTTAATGGGGCCTTATATGGCACCCATGCCAATTGGCGCATCAATCGCCATGATTTTATCTCTGTTTGTCGCTCTAACCATTACACCTTATTTAGGTTTAATTTTCTTGAGAGAAAAAGACAAAAAGAAAACAGAAGAAAAGGAAGAAAAAGCCATAGAGCACACCCTTATCTACAAAATATACAACAAACTTGAAAGACCATTATTAGAAAACAAAGCAAAACGTTGGATGTTTTTAGGCGGAACCTTTGCCGTATTAATGGGGACTATGCTGTTGTTTTTAACCAATTCGGTAGCCGTAAAAATGTTGCCATTTGATAATAAAAATGAATTCCAAGTAGTTATCGATATGCCAGAAGGCACCACCTTAGAGCGTACTGGTGTTGTTGCTAAAGAAATTGCGCAATACTTAGCCACAAGGCCAGAAGTGGTGAGTTACCAGAATTATGTTGGTACCTCTGCGCCTATTACGTTTAACGGTTTGGTGCGTCATTACGATTTACGTGGCGGAAGCAATATGGCCGATATTCAAGTGAACTTAATTGATAAAAGTGAGCGCTCTGCACAAAGTCATGATGTCGCTAAATTATTACGTCCAGATATTCAAAAGATTGCTAAGAAGTTTGGTGCCAACGTTAAATTAGTCGAAGTCCCACCAGGACCGCCTGTACTATCTACCATAGTTGCAGAAGTTTACGGACCAGATTACGAGGAGCAAATTAGAATTGCCGATAATATTCAAGATATTTTAAAAAACACAGATGATGTGGTTGATATCGACTGGATGGTTGAAGACGACCAGATTGAATACCAATTCGAAATTAATAAAGAAAAAGCCATGTTGTACGGCGTTGCCCCGCAACAAATTGCTTACACCATGAATATGGCCTTATCTAACAGAGCCATCACGAATTTATACGATGAAAA
Encoded here:
- a CDS encoding efflux RND transporter permease subunit; protein product: MKEGIAGKIAKVFMQSKLTVLLMIVFMVVGVYSSYLIPREEEPQIDVPMADIFVGYPGASPTEVESRVIKPLEQLISNIKGVEYVYSTSMKEQGMVIVQFYVGEDIERSFVKLYNEISKHMDKMPQGVTMPLIKTRAIDDVPMLGLTLWSEHYDDYQLSRMAQELESEINKVNDVAITHKIGGRDRQLRVVLDKNKLAASGLDFLSVSEMIKANNSQLSSGSFDKNDTEFLVNTGNFLATVTDVENLVVGVQQNQPIYLKQVANIIDGPEVPQNYVSLGFGKGSVKSSEYKSEYPAVTISVAKRKGADAMQIAEVIIDKVEHLRATLIPDDVHVEITRNYGETASQKVSELLLHLIGSIIAVTIVVMLAMGWRGGLVVFLSVPITFALTLLSYYLMDYTLNRITLFALVFVTGIVVDDSIIIAENMHRHFKMKRLPFKQAALYAINEVGNPTILATFTVIASVLPMAFVSGLMGPYMAPMPIGASIAMILSLFVALTITPYLGLIFLREKDKKKTEEKEEKAIEHTLIYKIYNKLERPLLENKAKRWMFLGGTFAVLMGTMLLFLTNSVAVKMLPFDNKNEFQVVIDMPEGTTLERTGVVAKEIAQYLATRPEVVSYQNYVGTSAPITFNGLVRHYDLRGGSNMADIQVNLIDKSERSAQSHDVAKLLRPDIQKIAKKFGANVKLVEVPPGPPVLSTIVAEVYGPDYEEQIRIADNIQDILKNTDDVVDIDWMVEDDQIEYQFEINKEKAMLYGVAPQQIAYTMNMALSNRAITNLYDENAVNQVGLVLALDEKEKSTITDISQLNVKSKQGNMIPIADLVDISQTTAAKSIYRKNQKRVVYVMADMAGKLESPAYAILGMEDKLKQIPLPEGYELNEMYLGQPDYEDNYTVKWDGEWQITLEVFRDLGIAFLGALILIYILIVGWFQNFKAPIVMMVAVPLSLIGIILGHWIMGAFFTATSFIGMIALAGIMVRNSVLLIDFINLRTADGVPLKQAAIEAGAVRTTPILLTAGTVVIGAFVILFDPIFQGLAISLMGGTIVSTVLTLLVVPLVYYMIEKKNYK